CCACGGTCCTCCGCGATACATCATAAAACACACGGACATCACCCACCCTAAGCCGATACTGCGGCCGGGAAAGCCCGCGCAGACGCTTTATTCGACTCCTACTCGTCTTCTCTGGTTGATGCCGTAAATGGTCCTCGATCGCATC
The Candidatus Eisenbacteria bacterium DNA segment above includes these coding regions:
- a CDS encoding type II toxin-antitoxin system RelE/ParE family toxin, translated to MRYEISFAPDPVEDLKRLKANIRTVVLDAIEDHLRHQPEKTSRSRIKRLRGLSRPQYRLRVGDVRVFYDVSRRTV